The window AGGCCGCGCGTAACGTGGGTAAATGGCTCCTCCGATAGCCTTGGTCATCGTCTCTCTCCTTATCTCCACGTTCAGGATGCGCGCGGAATGCAAAGGAGAGTTTGCAGGTTCGGAAGGACCGTCCTTGTATTTTACACAGTGAGGCCTCGGGGAAATTCCCCCGGTTTTGAGACTTTTGGTTGCCTGGTTAATTTCAGGAAAAGGTTTGGCCCCGTCATCCTTCGTATTGGACAGATGGTTACTGCAATTTTCTGTTTACCTCTATTTGTCCCGCAATTCTGGGAGGGGCAGACGCCTTCCTCTCGAAATGCCAATACGCGAGCCCCGTGGGCACACCCCAAGTGATGCCGAATGCGCCACTCTTGAAGGTCGCAAGGGTAAGTGGCCCCCAAGTCAGGCCGGTGAAAAGCCATAAGAAGATGAGCCCCGCCACGGCTCCACACAGTGCGGCGAGCAGAGCCATCCAGGGGGCGTCGCGCCAGGGGCCCAAAAGTGCGCGGAGAGGCAGGCCGAAGAGACATAGCCCGAGTGCCGTGAAAGGGATGGCGAACGTGCCATACCCGGCGATGAGAACCGGGATGATCCACGCTTCGTGTGCGGACGTGAACAAGGGCTTCGTTTCAACGCTGGCAATTGCCAGCAAGAACAGAGCCGTCCCCGCATAGGCTCCCACTGCTGCGGATTTGGCTAGGGTCGAAAAGCGGCTGTGGGTCGGGTAGTCGGGCACAGGCATTGCTCAAGCTTGGAACACTGAGCCGGATCGGACAATCTCCGGGCGGCTGGCCGCATCACGGCGGCACTCTGCATTTGCTCCGCTGCAGGCAGGTTGTTTCAGGCGCTGTCGCTCTCGTCGGTCAGGACGGCGATGGCACCTTCGCTGCCGTAGACCCCTTCGAGCTTCACCAGCGCCATGCACAGCGGGATCGTTTTGCCCCGGTTGGTGAGGAAGTGAGTGTGCAGGCGGACCGGCTCGCCGCCGCGCAGAACGCCTTCGAGCGCTTCGCGAAAGGTGACCTTGTCGGGCAGATCGACCAGGTCGGTGAGGGCGACGCCGATGAGACGCTCCTCGGGCAGGTCGAGCATTTCGCAGAAAGGGGCATCGACGCGGTCGATGGTGCCACGCACGGAGACGCGGGCATAGGCCACGCCGCCATGCTTGTTGAGCGCCTCGATCATGGCTTCCTTGACGTTGGCCTTGAAGTGGCGTTCCACCTCCTGGGTGATGTCGTGGAGGCGGATGGCCAGACGGTCCTCGAGCGGGAAGGTCTGGAAGCGTAGCCAGGCGTTCTCGACGAAGGGAGAGGGGATGTCGGCCATGTTCGGGTGCCCGTGCACCAGCGTCTGGCGGGCCTGGACTTCGAGCAGGCTGCCGCTGATGCAGGGCAGGGCCTCGATCAGGCTGGGGCCGATCAGCGTGCCGGGCTGCGACTTGGTCAGGGCGTGGGCATTGCGGTTGGCGTAGACGACACGCATGTTCTCGTCGCAGGCGATGATGCCGTCGTCGATCCAGTCGGCCAGCGCGAAATTGGCCGATTCGTTGCGCTGGTTGGGGTTCTCGCCCGGTTCGCTGCCGCCAATCCGGTTCCACAGGTCAATCGGGCAAAGCACGTGCGTCTCGCGCCCGTGGTGGGTGATGAAAACCGGCGAATCGTGTGCTTCATCGCGAAACCGCGCGAACTTGCGCACGAACTCGGCCGCTGAGACGTAGCCCATACCTGGCGTGCCCTCTTTCTCTCTCCAACCCGGCCTTGGCCAGGTCCACTGCAACGGGCAGCAGGGGTCTCGTGTGGTCCACGTTCACATGGATCCATGGCCCTGCTGCGTCTCGAACGTTGCGATCCCGAAGGGCAGGGTACGAGCCAAGTGTATAACACTATTTTAAGATTTCGGGCAGCCACTATGATCCATAGTGAACGTATTGGCCGCCTATGTG is drawn from Novosphingobium decolorationis and contains these coding sequences:
- a CDS encoding PAS domain-containing protein, with the protein product MGYVSAAEFVRKFARFRDEAHDSPVFITHHGRETHVLCPIDLWNRIGGSEPGENPNQRNESANFALADWIDDGIIACDENMRVVYANRNAHALTKSQPGTLIGPSLIEALPCISGSLLEVQARQTLVHGHPNMADIPSPFVENAWLRFQTFPLEDRLAIRLHDITQEVERHFKANVKEAMIEALNKHGGVAYARVSVRGTIDRVDAPFCEMLDLPEERLIGVALTDLVDLPDKVTFREALEGVLRGGEPVRLHTHFLTNRGKTIPLCMALVKLEGVYGSEGAIAVLTDESDSA